Proteins encoded by one window of Acuticoccus sp. MNP-M23:
- a CDS encoding branched-chain amino acid ABC transporter permease, with amino-acid sequence MIGIVSYLAFFATVAGILAIAVLGLNLQWGNTGLFNGGVVAFFGAGAYGTMILGGRPELGQFGGFELPYVVALAGGIALSGIVAWIVGLLTLRLRHDYLAIATFGVAVAFETVARNAEWLTGGAKGLRGLQRPLEAMVGDNFTYGLVFLGLVLIALLAVYIFLERLVDSPYGRVLRAIREDETAARSLGKAPARLRLEAFILGSMIMGLSGGLYTGFYAFISPQDLAPILTFQIWAMLIVGGAGNNRGAILGTFLIWASWTASGFILAKYAPTDVQLYTGSIQYILIGLVIVGMLLWRPEGLLPERIRRSRTGGGGAEKSARKLARG; translated from the coding sequence GTGATCGGGATTGTCTCTTATCTGGCGTTCTTCGCAACGGTGGCGGGTATTCTTGCCATCGCCGTCCTCGGTCTCAATCTGCAATGGGGCAACACCGGCCTCTTCAACGGTGGCGTGGTCGCCTTCTTCGGCGCCGGCGCCTACGGGACCATGATCCTGGGCGGGCGGCCCGAGCTGGGCCAGTTCGGCGGGTTCGAGCTGCCTTATGTGGTCGCGCTCGCGGGCGGCATTGCGCTGTCCGGCATCGTTGCGTGGATCGTCGGGCTTCTCACCTTGCGGCTGCGGCACGATTATCTGGCCATCGCCACGTTCGGCGTCGCCGTCGCGTTCGAGACCGTGGCACGCAACGCTGAATGGCTGACCGGCGGGGCCAAGGGGCTGCGCGGCCTGCAACGGCCGCTGGAAGCCATGGTGGGCGACAACTTCACCTACGGCCTCGTCTTCCTCGGGCTGGTGCTGATTGCGCTTCTTGCGGTCTACATCTTCCTCGAAAGGCTGGTGGATTCGCCCTACGGCCGGGTGCTGCGCGCCATCCGCGAAGACGAGACGGCGGCCCGCTCGCTCGGCAAGGCCCCCGCCCGCCTGCGGCTGGAAGCATTCATTCTCGGCTCGATGATCATGGGCCTGTCCGGCGGGCTTTACACAGGCTTCTACGCGTTCATCAGCCCGCAGGACCTTGCCCCAATCCTCACCTTCCAGATCTGGGCGATGCTGATTGTCGGCGGTGCCGGCAACAACCGCGGTGCGATCCTGGGCACCTTCCTGATCTGGGCGTCGTGGACTGCGAGCGGTTTCATTTTAGCAAAATATGCGCCGACAGATGTGCAACTCTACACCGGCTCGATCCAGTACATCCTGATCGGGCTGGTCATTGTCGGCATGCTGCTCTGGCGACCGGAGGGGCTGCTGCCCGAACGCATCAGGCGCAGCCGCACAGGTGGCGGCGGCGCCGAAAAATCTGCCCGTAAACTGGCAAGGGGATGA